The Vallitalea okinawensis genome includes a region encoding these proteins:
- a CDS encoding YkvI family membrane protein produces MKASETTSILKIASVFIGTVIGAGFASGQELVKFFTSYGDKGIYGLILAGILFAVVGWHTLYIAYEGKHQGYKPFMEALMGKTLSKIMEAVVTLFMLACFCAMLAGCGALLQQRFNTPYMFGVLLMAMMCYITFLFDVKGVILINSILVPILFIGAFVLGINALLFRDTAVFSHGIDGLFNELTGNWVSAAILYVSYNMITSIVILTSLGHLIKNERVAKWGGIIGGAALGLLGLCLGVATLINYGKIIDVEIPLLEIVMQYTPAIQYMYIIVLLAAMFTTAVANGYGLLSRVTIQSKIGRQLFNLIMIIVAILIARMGFSNLVKKVYPIFGYLGMFEMIMIILYFVQLKLRTKSRRKYR; encoded by the coding sequence ATGAAAGCATCAGAAACAACCAGTATTCTAAAAATAGCAAGTGTTTTTATTGGTACTGTAATAGGAGCAGGATTTGCTTCTGGTCAAGAGCTTGTAAAATTCTTCACATCCTATGGCGATAAAGGGATTTATGGTTTGATACTAGCAGGCATACTCTTTGCTGTGGTAGGCTGGCATACGCTTTATATTGCTTACGAAGGAAAGCATCAAGGGTATAAGCCTTTCATGGAAGCGCTAATGGGAAAAACATTGTCAAAGATTATGGAAGCAGTAGTGACTTTGTTTATGCTAGCCTGTTTTTGTGCCATGTTAGCTGGATGTGGAGCGTTATTGCAGCAGAGGTTTAACACACCATATATGTTTGGGGTACTGTTAATGGCAATGATGTGCTATATAACATTTTTATTTGATGTAAAAGGTGTTATATTAATCAATAGTATTCTCGTTCCAATCCTATTTATAGGGGCTTTTGTATTAGGAATCAATGCACTCTTATTTAGGGATACTGCTGTGTTTTCTCATGGAATAGATGGACTGTTTAACGAATTAACTGGAAATTGGGTGAGTGCGGCAATTCTCTATGTTTCTTATAATATGATTACATCAATTGTTATATTGACTTCGCTGGGTCATTTGATTAAAAATGAAAGGGTAGCAAAGTGGGGAGGAATAATAGGTGGCGCGGCTCTTGGCTTATTAGGATTGTGTTTGGGAGTTGCAACATTAATAAATTATGGTAAAATTATAGATGTAGAAATACCTCTGCTTGAAATTGTGATGCAATATACACCAGCTATCCAGTATATGTACATAATTGTTTTATTGGCTGCAATGTTTACAACAGCAGTTGCCAATGGATATGGATTATTATCAAGGGTTACAATACAGTCAAAAATCGGCAGACAGTTATTCAACTTGATTATGATCATCGTAGCAATTTTAATCGCAAGGATGGGTTTTTCTAACTTAGTTAAAAAGGTGTATCCCATTTTCGGATATCTAGGCATGTTCGAGATGATTATGATCATACTTTACTTTGTCCAACTAAAGTTACGAACAAAGAGTAGAAGGAAATACAGGTGA